Genomic DNA from Schistocerca americana isolate TAMUIC-IGC-003095 chromosome 6, iqSchAmer2.1, whole genome shotgun sequence:
cgtttacagactcttccacggttcgtgtgggtaataaacttgttcgcaataagccacccacccagccctctgctatgcgacccaagcgtaattcaaacgctgtaaaaagtaatgtacagactgcaagtgaagcgggagttgttgttccacccgcccaacccacgagttgtcgtaagcagcgaacacgcgctaaacgcgctgattttgtgtcttccgcctccactgcaccgatccagagacagtgtaataaactatttgtgaagctacgcatccaggataagaccttcaattttcaattagacactggtgcgtctgtgactctcataaatagtgctacgtatgcggctatcggccgccctaaactttcagcggcaaaacattctttggctacttatagcggagaacaaattcctgtgttaggtgtatgtagcgtgccagccacattccgtggcaatacaaaaacagtttcattcacagtgctccgcgctacagacagtgtaaacattttcggattagactgttttgacttgtttggcctgtctatccaagacaatgtgttgcaaattaattctgttgttgtccctcaagacagcataaccgatttgtgtaaacgatacagtgacatatttaaagacgaactaggttgtgctgcgaactttgccgctcatattactttaaaagataatgctcagcctcgattttgtcgtgctcgtccaatgcctcacgccctccgggcacctgtagaagatgaacttcgtcgttggcaaaacaacggtgttattcaacccgtttcagcgagccagtgggcttctcccttagttattataaagaaaccgtctggcaagttacgtttgtgtgctgattttaagtcgacagttaatcctcagactgtcattgattcttttcctttgcctagaccggacgaccTGATGgacaagttaggggaagctcgtttcttttccaaaattgatctccatgaagcatatttgcaattgcccctcgacgagcaatcacaacagtattttgttataaacacgtcgttggggttgttccgttttctgcgtttgccttttggttgtgcgtcagctccagctgtttcttagcgttttttgtcacaacttctggctaatgtgccatcgtgttgcaactatttagacgatattgttgtgtccggtcggacgcctgctgaacatttccgtaatttggagtgtttgtttaaagtgttgtctcaggcaggcctacgttgcaacatcgataaatgttcatttttccttacggagctggagtatctgggacatgttattaatgctcaaggcattcatccctcccagtcacatttagcagctattcgtgatttgcccgcccctcgcaatctgcatgaattgcaagcagttcttggcaaattgacatattatattaggtttatacctaatgcatcacagattgctgcaccgttgcatcgtctccgccgtaagaatgttccgtttgtgtggtcagctgattgccaatcagcctttcagcagcttgaagaggctttattgaatgatcgttgtctggtccatttacgaccctaacaagcctctggtgttagcttgtgatgcctcttctttcggcctcggtgctgtgttgtctcaccgagtcggtaacaccgaacgtcctattgcgttcgcatctaaattgctaaacaaagctcagtgtaattatagccaattggacaaggaagcgttggctattgtgttcggtctcacaaaattccatcactacctctatggtagaccattctatttagtaacagatcacaagcccctgacgtcactgtttcatccgtctaaaccagttcctcagcggacagctcagagactacaacgttgggctcttttgttatcacaataccagtatgagatactgtatcgccctacagctcagcatgcaaacgctgacgcgctttctagattgccgattgctgcggatgatgtcttcgattcctctgacgactcttgccatcagattgacgccgatgagcatcaatccctccgggattttccgattgattattgtcaggtggcacgtgagacagctacggatcctcatctgagtttactattacgttttgttcaacgtggttagccgtccaaggcaaaggacatatcggatcctgtggttcgtcgctattatccgcaacgtcatctgttgtctgtttcgcacggagttttgctgttacgcaccgagaatgaccagcttcgtgtagtggttccccaagtgctccaatccaaggtcctcggcttgttgcatcaaggtcattggggagtggtccgcaccaagcagcttgcccgccgtcattgtacatggatcggcattgataagcagattacgcagatgtctacagattgttcgacgtgcgccgaacaccaagctgctgcgcctcaacgctattttgagtgggcacgccctgccggtccctggcagcgagtacatattgatttcgctggtccatattggatttctcgttggctcatcgtgatagatgcatttagtaattttccgtttgttgtgcccatgcagtctacaacgtctgcacaaactatacaggcgttgacttcaattttttgtattgagggtcttccagaagttttagtgtctgccaatggtccacaatttacctctgctgaatttgaaagtttttgttctgccaatggcattcgccatgttcttactccgcagTTCCACCCTCattcgaatggtgcagcggaacgttttgtacgcacattcaaggatcatatggaccgccttcgtgctacgcactctcgtcagcaggccctcatcacgttcctgtcgtcgtaccggaccacgccacgcgacggcccttcgcctgcggagcttctccacggccgtcgtcatcgcaccctactacggttgttgaaccccccggatcgacccgccgcttctgggcatcgcacgcgttttcagcgcaacgacgcagtttttttcagagtttatcacggtcgccgtcgttgggaacgtggtaccgtgataagtgtccagggtcgcggtttttatactgttcaaggtgctactggggtgcacaggaggcatcagaaccagttgcgccgcgctggccgcccggattctgccgctcgttctttgtccacagatttggtccgcggcgggttccagccgcgccttccgacttcgctgccgcccccagggcagcagcagcagccgtcgccgctaccacgccgacagcccgtcccgttgatgcctcccgcgcagcttcattcgggagcgccccaggtggtcgctccggcgcctgcggtccctcttcagtcgccaccgccttcgaagctgatggacgtcgacccctcagccgggccgccttcccaagcggtggctgtgcagcctgtcctgcagccgctttccttgggcacccccaaggagtctgacaccgcagcgccttgtccggcgcccactcagcagccgtcgacgcagcgtcaggagacgctgcctctcttcgtgggtcccgacgccccgtcgcgtccagtaccagaagctgcgcccgtggtcactggcgtgcaccctgacctcggttttcagtcggtgtttcccgaggccccgcgcagccaatgctggggtgcggaccggggactgccaccgacaacagtctccgccccggtctcgtccgctacgcctgcggccagacccctcccccgccgtcgacgctcgccacgtcattattcaacgacgg
This window encodes:
- the LOC124620081 gene encoding classical arabinogalactan protein 9-like codes for the protein MTVEERDVEYKETRDTFGEENLVRGGFQPRLPTSLPPPGQQQQPSPLPRRQPVPLMPPAQLHSGAPQVVAPAPAVPLQSPPPSKLMDVDPSAGPPSQAVAVQPVLQPLSLGTPKESDTAAPCPAPTQQPSTQRQETLPLFVGPDAPSRPVPEAASNKNI